From the Argopecten irradians isolate NY chromosome 13, Ai_NY, whole genome shotgun sequence genome, one window contains:
- the LOC138306711 gene encoding uncharacterized protein, whose product MASEIHVPSEAKSLHNDMVLELSNDIESAEFDKLKYLLLDNPLSTVERSTIHTFQELCSCLKAKLFISYGDYEKLLPKLDSINPSLCVIVNRYSTKINEIIQPELDDCDGDDDTTEETSGSSNMKGANRTEVETELNDSIPVRIKRETICSHHKGTQLEYYCQDCDKLICDKCKRVDHRFHNLIEELDDMIRGKKSNIEQFIKTTEKDHLVQIQGFICSVKSHIDENVSTFGKLSDDVKAQNNNLKERLDQLSADTLSIYSQMEKENSALLETYKQDLEKYSKELEKKVQECEIVLRIGSDIDIFVTDRDKHSREPSTLNLPNKPLVEGARFYPHPDPQHYLEIAFGFVESLEICQQPTENMLSDRVSSDQVLSTNTHRGTKQTQN is encoded by the exons ATGGCATCGGAGATACATGTACCCAGCGAAGCAAAGTCACTTCATAATGATATGGTTTTAGAGTTAAGCAATGATATAGAAAGTGCGgaatttgataaattaaaatatctCCTTCTTGATAATCCATTAAGTACGGTCGAGCGGAGCACCATTCACACATTCCAAGAGTTGTGTTCTTGTCTCAAGGCCAAACTCTTCATTTCTTATGGAGACTATGAAAAGTTGTTACCCAAGCTCGATTCAATAAATCCAAGTTTGTGTGTCATCGTAAATAGATATTCGACGAAAATCAACGAGATAATACAGCCAGAACTAGACGACTGTGATG gcGACGATGATACGACAGAGGAAACCTCAGGATCAAGCAACATGAAAG GTGCCAATCGAACCGAGGTCGAGACAGAACTGAATGATTCGATTCCTGTTCGTATCAAACGTGAAACAATTTGTTCCCACCACAAAGGTACACAGCTGGAGTATTACTGTCAAGACTGCGATAAACTTATCTGTGATAAATGCAAACGAGTTGATCATAGATTTCATAATTTGATTGAAGAACTTGATGATATGATACGCGGAAAGAAATCCAATATCGAACAATTTATAAAAACCACTGAGAAGGACCATCTTGTGCAAATCCAAGGTTTCATCTGCTCCGTTAAATCCCATATAGATGAAAACGTCAGCACTTTCGGCAAGCTTTCGGATGATGTCAAagcacaaaacaacaatttaaagGAAAGACTTGACCAGTTATCAGCGGATACTTTGTCTATATATAGCCAAATGGAGAAGGAAAATTCTGCGTTGCTAGAAACCTATAAACAAGATCTTGAGAAGTACAGTAAAGAACTAGAAAAGAAAGTTCAGGAATGCGAAATAGTGTTAAGAATTGGATCCGACATAGACATTTTTGTCACAGATCGCGACAAACATTCTCGAGAGCCCTCTACTTTGAATCTCCCAAATAAACCTCTCGTGGAGGGTGCTAGATTTTATCCTCATCCAGATCCCCAGCATTACCTTGAAATCGCCTTTGGGTTTGTTGAATCGTTAGAAATATGTCAACAACCAACTGAAAACATGCTATCAGACAGAGTTTCATCTGATCAAGTTCTGTCCACGAATACACATCGGGGAACAAAACAGACCCAAAATTGA